One region of Nitrospinota bacterium genomic DNA includes:
- a CDS encoding CoA-transferase: MTCAMARLLSNGETVFHGVASNLPLVAILLARATHASDIVYLNIGGAVNPRPTRLPKSTVDPALLEGAACLVTLTDLFDLSARRRLDTVFLSGAQIDRHGNFNLSVIGPFDNPKVRLPGGAGSALLAPTAGRTILWRTRHDTQSFVESLDFVTACGNVEWVITPMAVLKRHEGDLRPKSLHPGVTFEALQEATGFELARPEPMATTAPPSAEERQALKAIDPDGIRYLEFA; the protein is encoded by the coding sequence ATGACCTGTGCCATGGCTCGCCTTCTCTCTAACGGAGAGACGGTTTTCCACGGGGTCGCTTCGAACCTGCCCTTGGTGGCGATCCTCCTGGCTAGGGCCACTCACGCCTCTGACATCGTCTATCTAAATATCGGCGGCGCCGTGAACCCCAGGCCGACCCGGCTTCCCAAATCCACCGTAGACCCGGCCCTCTTAGAGGGGGCTGCCTGTCTCGTCACCCTAACGGACCTCTTTGACCTTTCAGCCCGTAGGAGACTCGATACCGTATTTCTTTCAGGCGCCCAGATCGACCGGCATGGAAACTTCAACCTGAGCGTCATCGGGCCCTTTGATAATCCCAAGGTTCGGCTCCCAGGGGGAGCGGGCAGCGCTCTGTTGGCGCCGACTGCAGGCAGGACCATCCTTTGGCGAACCCGTCACGACACCCAGTCATTTGTCGAGAGCCTGGATTTTGTTACCGCCTGTGGCAATGTAGAGTGGGTGATCACGCCGATGGCCGTCCTCAAGCGCCACGAAGGAGATCTGCGGCCGAAAAGCCTCCACCCCGGTGTCACCTTTGAGGCTCTCCAGGAAGCCACCGGTTTCGAGTTAGCGAGGCCTGAGCCCATGGCAACAACAGCCCCACCGTCCGCTGAGGAGCGCCAAGCCCTAAAGGCGATCGACCCCGATGGCATCCGCTACCTGGAATTCGCCTGA
- a CDS encoding CoA transferase subunit A, translated as MKDKVMSLEEAVAQIPDGATVALGGNTFHRGPSAAVHELVRQGKQELRAVKTAGAYDIDILAGAGSINRAAVGYVGFEALYGLAPNYRRAAEEGRLVVEEHACYTVITGLRASIQGVPFLPVAGMFGSDVVPARGWKTVYDPYSGEELVAIPRLAPDWAIIHTELADREGNALIRGSLFEDLLMANAADRVIVTAEEVAPSETLIAEGAHASIPGYLVDAVVHAPRGAWPCSLGSLYPVDEAYLTAYVKASKSEATYRDFLEEHVMKPPALAEGGPS; from the coding sequence ATGAAGGATAAAGTGATGAGTCTGGAGGAGGCCGTGGCGCAAATCCCCGATGGGGCCACAGTCGCCTTGGGCGGCAATACATTCCATCGCGGCCCCTCAGCGGCGGTCCACGAGCTCGTGCGCCAGGGCAAGCAGGAACTGCGGGCGGTGAAAACTGCTGGGGCCTACGACATCGATATTCTGGCCGGTGCGGGCTCCATTAACCGCGCCGCCGTTGGATATGTGGGATTCGAAGCGCTATATGGTTTGGCCCCCAACTACAGGCGGGCCGCAGAGGAAGGCCGCCTGGTGGTGGAAGAGCATGCCTGCTATACGGTGATAACGGGCCTTCGGGCATCCATTCAGGGAGTGCCCTTTTTGCCCGTGGCGGGCATGTTCGGCTCCGATGTCGTACCGGCCCGTGGGTGGAAGACCGTCTACGACCCGTATTCGGGCGAAGAGCTGGTCGCTATCCCTCGTCTTGCCCCTGACTGGGCGATTATCCACACTGAACTGGCCGATCGAGAAGGAAACGCCTTAATCAGGGGTTCTCTTTTTGAGGACCTGCTCATGGCGAACGCCGCCGACCGAGTGATTGTGACGGCCGAGGAAGTGGCGCCGTCGGAGACCCTAATAGCCGAGGGAGCCCATGCTTCTATCCCGGGCTACCTGGTGGACGCCGTAGTCCACGCGCCCAGGGGAGCGTGGCCATGCTCGTTAGGGAGCCTCTATCCGGTCGATGAGGCGTACTTAACGGCTTACGTGAAGGCATCCAAGAGCGAGGCAACGTACCGGGATTTCCTTGAGGAGCACGTTATGAAGCCGCCTGCGCTGGCCGAAGGGGGACCATCGTGA
- the meaB gene encoding methylmalonyl Co-A mutase-associated GTPase MeaB — MAENEPLKIRHPIRRLFPHTGKIQIVGVTGAPGVGKSTLVDQLVELLRARGQSVGVIAVDPTSPFTGGAILGDRIRMQRHGTDTGVFIRSMATRGRLGGLARATSDSITVMEAMGKEIVIVETVGVGQDEVEVAKYAHTTIVMLIPGAGDDVQAMKAGVMEIGDCFVINKADREGADMALKQVQSVLALKEFAEEEWRPPVIRTVATTGEGIDELLETLDQHYEHFVATGELERFHLAKCRTDFLAVLEETLSRYVLDEILSDGALDQLVASIASRKIDPYTAADEILARLKA; from the coding sequence ATGGCCGAGAATGAGCCCCTTAAAATCCGCCACCCCATCCGTCGCTTGTTCCCTCATACAGGAAAGATCCAAATCGTTGGGGTCACCGGTGCTCCCGGTGTTGGCAAGTCCACCCTGGTTGACCAGCTTGTGGAGCTTCTTCGCGCAAGGGGCCAGTCGGTCGGTGTTATCGCCGTCGACCCGACGAGCCCTTTCACCGGGGGCGCAATCCTAGGCGACAGGATCAGGATGCAACGTCACGGAACCGACACAGGGGTGTTCATCAGGTCGATGGCTACAAGGGGACGTCTCGGGGGCCTTGCCAGGGCCACATCGGACAGCATAACCGTAATGGAGGCCATGGGAAAGGAGATCGTTATAGTTGAGACGGTCGGTGTAGGCCAGGACGAGGTGGAGGTTGCTAAGTACGCCCACACGACGATAGTGATGCTCATCCCCGGGGCGGGCGATGATGTCCAGGCGATGAAAGCAGGTGTGATGGAAATAGGCGATTGCTTCGTCATCAACAAGGCCGACCGTGAAGGAGCCGATATGGCGCTCAAACAGGTTCAATCCGTCCTTGCCCTCAAGGAGTTTGCCGAGGAAGAATGGAGGCCGCCTGTTATCCGCACCGTGGCCACTACTGGCGAGGGGATCGATGAGCTGTTGGAGACCCTCGATCAACATTACGAACACTTCGTCGCCACGGGTGAGCTGGAGAGGTTTCATCTGGCCAAGTGCCGCACGGACTTCTTGGCGGTTCTCGAAGAGACTCTGTCCCGATACGTCCTGGATGAGATACTCTCCGACGGCGCCTTGGATCAGCTGGTGGCGTCTATCGCCAGTCGAAAGATAGACCCCTATACAGCCGCCGATGAGATTCTGGCTCGGCTGAAGGCGTGA
- a CDS encoding cobalamin B12-binding domain-containing protein, with translation MKRRIRVLIAKPGLDGHDRGAKVIARALKEAGMEVIYTGLHQTPEQIVAAAEQEDIDAVGLSVLSGAHGHLFRRVCEILKERSMEDVIVFGGGIIPQEDIQGLLDAGVKAIFTPGTTTREVIEFLEETIGSKSTS, from the coding sequence ATGAAGCGTAGGATTCGAGTCCTTATTGCGAAACCCGGTCTCGACGGTCATGACCGTGGGGCGAAGGTTATCGCCCGAGCCCTCAAGGAGGCGGGCATGGAGGTTATCTACACCGGTCTCCATCAGACCCCCGAGCAAATCGTCGCAGCTGCCGAGCAAGAAGACATTGACGCTGTAGGTTTGAGCGTTCTTTCCGGCGCTCACGGCCACCTATTCCGCCGCGTCTGCGAGATTCTCAAGGAGCGGTCCATGGAGGATGTTATCGTCTTCGGAGGAGGGATTATACCTCAGGAGGACATCCAGGGATTGCTGGACGCCGGGGTGAAGGCAATCTTCACTCCTGGCACAACGACCCGGGAGGTCATCGAGTTCCTTGAAGAGACCATTGGCTCCAAATCAACCTCATAA
- a CDS encoding P1 family peptidase, which yields MAARDCLADVPGVAIGHAEDPVACTGCTVILFPTGATGGVDIRGRASGTRALGPLEPTHLVQQVHAVCMAGGSSYGLDAAGGVMSCLERQGIGFPVRVTTVPIVPTAIIFDLSLGKPDVRPDVAMGYAATEAAIQEASPQGNVGVGVGATVGKLFGISRGMKGGFGTASCREPGGIIVGAAAAVNAFGDVRDPVSGRLLAGARDENGTRLVDTAKCMRQGASRFTFGGENTTIGAVVVGGAMSREECIHVARMAQTGLARVISPAHTNFDGDVVFAFSMGGEPADVNTAGLLAQDALARAIGRAVIYAKRVEDLPAACDLEPLDQLEWEATVANEA from the coding sequence GTGGCCGCTAGGGATTGTCTGGCCGACGTCCCCGGGGTGGCCATTGGCCACGCGGAGGATCCCGTAGCCTGTACGGGCTGCACGGTGATTCTCTTTCCCACTGGGGCCACCGGTGGCGTTGACATCCGGGGTAGAGCCTCCGGAACGCGAGCCCTAGGGCCTCTGGAGCCGACCCACTTGGTCCAGCAGGTCCACGCGGTATGTATGGCCGGTGGCAGCTCCTATGGACTGGACGCCGCCGGGGGCGTTATGTCTTGCCTTGAGCGCCAGGGGATTGGATTCCCCGTTCGAGTAACCACCGTCCCTATCGTACCGACAGCCATCATCTTCGACCTCTCGTTGGGAAAGCCCGATGTCCGTCCTGATGTTGCTATGGGCTACGCAGCAACGGAGGCCGCCATCCAGGAGGCTAGCCCCCAAGGCAACGTCGGGGTGGGGGTGGGCGCGACGGTGGGCAAGCTCTTTGGCATTTCCAGAGGGATGAAGGGGGGTTTTGGGACTGCGAGCTGCCGGGAGCCTGGGGGCATCATCGTCGGTGCCGCCGCCGCCGTAAATGCCTTTGGCGATGTTCGAGACCCTGTGTCGGGGCGTCTGCTGGCGGGGGCTCGGGATGAAAACGGAACCCGCCTGGTGGACACGGCCAAATGCATGCGGCAGGGCGCTTCGCGCTTCACCTTTGGTGGGGAGAATACCACGATCGGGGCGGTTGTAGTCGGCGGCGCGATGAGCCGCGAGGAGTGCATCCACGTCGCTCGGATGGCCCAGACCGGTCTGGCCCGCGTAATCTCACCAGCCCACACCAACTTCGACGGCGACGTGGTCTTTGCCTTCTCGATGGGGGGGGAGCCAGCGGATGTTAACACCGCTGGTCTTCTGGCTCAGGATGCCCTGGCCAGAGCCATTGGGAGAGCCGTAATCTATGCCAAGAGGGTTGAGGACCTCCCCGCGGCCTGTGATTTAGAGCCCCTCGACCAGCTTGAGTGGGAGGCGACGGTTGCGAATGAAGCGTAG
- a CDS encoding bifunctional nuclease family protein, whose product MLEMKVRGLTMDPLTNMPIVILKDLEEERALPIWVGIFEANAIGLEMESVPTPRPMTHDLIKNILEGIDANVSRIVVSDLKDNTFYAEIFLFLNGNEISVDSRPSDAIALALRVDAPIFVAKKVLDEARSIDLTDMKLKEDDEQWKEWLENIRPEDFGKYEM is encoded by the coding sequence ATGTTGGAGATGAAAGTCAGGGGGTTGACGATGGACCCGTTGACGAACATGCCCATCGTCATTCTGAAAGACTTAGAGGAGGAGAGGGCCTTGCCCATTTGGGTTGGCATTTTCGAGGCCAATGCCATTGGCCTGGAGATGGAAAGCGTCCCTACTCCTCGCCCAATGACCCACGATCTAATCAAGAATATCCTCGAGGGGATCGATGCCAATGTAAGCCGGATTGTCGTCAGCGACCTCAAGGACAACACTTTCTACGCAGAGATTTTTTTATTCCTAAATGGCAACGAGATATCGGTTGATTCAAGACCCTCGGATGCGATCGCCTTGGCCCTTAGGGTTGATGCTCCTATTTTCGTTGCCAAGAAGGTTCTCGATGAAGCGCGCTCCATCGATCTCACCGACATGAAGCTTAAGGAGGACGATGAGCAGTGGAAGGAGTGGCTTGAGAACATCCGGCCGGAAGACTTCGGGAAGTATGAGATGTAG
- the miaB gene encoding tRNA (N6-isopentenyl adenosine(37)-C2)-methylthiotransferase MiaB yields MKRKKAAIITFGCQMNKYDSEVIEGILDDEGYEATEKLAEADFILVNTCSIRDKAEQKLYSQLGRLKELKSANPELLIAVSGCVAQVQGSAIVDRAPYVDIVFGTRNIQRLPALLAEHRLNGVSVADVTPTLPEDADYDLPVKRTSDLQAWVTVMSGCDHRCTFCVVPMTRGPENSLPSAEIIRQVRNLAAEGYKEVTLLGQTVNSYKADIDFPDLLGAVNEVDGIARIRFITSHPKDVSAHLIEQMAILPKVCEHLHLPVQAGSDRILEAMARGYTAEHYRATVAALRKAMPDLSLTSDVIVAFPGETEEDFQATLELLEDVEFDSIFLFKYSPRPGTKAAEMANQVPKEVTQERFQRALELQASISKRRNETLVGRTVEVLVEGESKRDATKLTGRTPSNKLVHFPVGTGLAVGDLAEITITRAKLHSLEGELPLN; encoded by the coding sequence ATGAAAAGAAAAAAGGCAGCCATCATCACCTTCGGGTGTCAGATGAACAAATACGACTCCGAGGTCATCGAGGGCATTTTGGATGACGAAGGATACGAGGCCACCGAGAAGTTGGCAGAGGCCGACTTCATCCTGGTAAACACCTGCAGTATTCGGGACAAGGCGGAGCAGAAATTGTATAGCCAGCTCGGTCGGCTGAAGGAGCTTAAGAGCGCCAATCCGGAGCTGTTGATAGCCGTGTCCGGATGTGTGGCACAGGTGCAGGGCTCAGCCATAGTGGATCGAGCCCCCTACGTGGACATTGTCTTTGGCACTCGAAACATCCAGCGCCTGCCAGCTTTATTGGCGGAACATCGCCTCAACGGGGTTTCCGTGGCTGACGTGACCCCCACACTCCCCGAGGACGCCGATTACGATCTCCCCGTCAAGCGCACCAGCGACCTCCAGGCCTGGGTGACCGTCATGTCAGGGTGCGATCATCGGTGCACCTTCTGCGTTGTGCCCATGACTCGGGGGCCGGAGAATAGCCTGCCTAGCGCAGAGATTATACGGCAGGTGCGTAATTTGGCCGCTGAGGGCTATAAGGAGGTCACTCTGCTCGGCCAGACGGTCAATTCCTACAAGGCCGACATCGACTTTCCCGATCTCCTCGGCGCCGTCAACGAGGTTGACGGGATCGCCCGAATACGTTTCATTACTTCCCACCCGAAGGACGTTTCGGCCCATCTTATCGAGCAGATGGCGATATTGCCGAAGGTGTGCGAGCATCTCCACCTGCCCGTTCAGGCCGGTAGCGATCGCATCCTGGAGGCGATGGCCCGGGGCTACACCGCTGAGCACTACCGGGCCACGGTGGCAGCTCTTAGAAAGGCGATGCCCGATTTGAGCCTGACGAGCGATGTCATCGTCGCTTTTCCTGGTGAGACGGAAGAGGACTTCCAGGCCACCCTTGAACTCTTGGAAGATGTTGAATTTGATAGCATATTTCTGTTCAAGTATTCCCCCCGGCCTGGGACCAAGGCTGCGGAAATGGCTAACCAGGTCCCTAAGGAGGTTACCCAAGAGAGATTTCAGCGCGCCCTAGAGCTCCAGGCCTCCATAAGCAAGCGTCGCAACGAGACCCTGGTAGGGCGCACCGTCGAGGTCCTGGTGGAAGGCGAGAGTAAAAGGGATGCGACAAAGCTCACCGGTCGTACCCCCTCCAACAAGCTCGTGCATTTTCCCGTCGGGACCGGTCTAGCCGTTGGCGATTTGGCAGAGATAACAATCACTCGGGCGAAGCTCCATTCGCTAGAGGGGGAGTTGCCCCTAAACTAA
- the glpX gene encoding class II fructose-bisphosphatase — protein MERRLALDIVRVTEASAMASARLMGAGDEAAADTAAVEAMAIGLKELPIAGTVVLGEGTPASGALLPSGIRVGQGEINLDITLDALEGTNICATGGPNAISIVAVDEPGSFLPVPEVYMEKLAVGPKARGAIDLSRPLEENMKTVAGTLGKYIEELTVVVLDRPRNRGDVESIRSLGARLRLIGDGDVSSAIATAMEGSGVDCLVGIGGAPQGVLSAVALKCVGGDFQGRLKFRNPAEREAALAMGLDDPDQILYIDDLARGQDLVFAATGVTDGDLLKGVRFVPGAAYTQSLVLALRSRVIRRIESFHAI, from the coding sequence TTGGAACGGAGATTGGCCCTCGATATCGTTAGGGTTACAGAGGCTTCAGCCATGGCGTCCGCCAGGCTTATGGGGGCTGGTGACGAAGCCGCTGCCGATACAGCCGCCGTTGAGGCTATGGCCATAGGCCTCAAGGAGCTCCCAATCGCCGGAACGGTGGTCCTTGGGGAGGGTACGCCTGCCTCGGGGGCGCTCCTCCCATCGGGCATTAGGGTAGGGCAGGGTGAGATCAATCTTGATATAACACTGGATGCTCTAGAGGGCACCAACATCTGCGCCACAGGTGGCCCGAACGCAATAAGCATTGTGGCGGTGGACGAGCCCGGAAGCTTCTTGCCCGTGCCCGAAGTCTACATGGAGAAGTTGGCCGTCGGGCCCAAGGCGCGAGGGGCTATAGACTTATCACGCCCCCTGGAAGAGAATATGAAGACTGTAGCTGGGACTCTTGGGAAGTATATTGAAGAGCTAACGGTGGTCGTTCTAGACCGTCCCCGCAACAGAGGGGACGTCGAGTCCATCAGGAGCCTTGGCGCCAGGCTTAGGCTCATTGGCGACGGCGACGTAAGCTCCGCCATAGCCACAGCAATGGAGGGCTCCGGCGTCGATTGTCTCGTAGGCATTGGTGGCGCTCCCCAGGGAGTGCTTTCGGCGGTGGCCCTCAAGTGCGTTGGAGGAGACTTTCAGGGTCGCTTGAAATTTCGAAACCCTGCCGAGCGAGAGGCTGCTTTGGCCATGGGGCTGGACGATCCCGACCAGATTTTATACATCGACGACCTGGCGCGTGGCCAGGACCTAGTCTTTGCAGCGACGGGCGTAACTGATGGGGACCTCCTTAAAGGCGTCCGTTTCGTGCCCGGGGCCGCATACACCCAGTCCCTCGTCCTAGCCTTGCGCAGTCGCGTTATTCGCCGCATCGAGTCCTTCCACGCTATCTAG